A region from the Nocardioides exalbidus genome encodes:
- a CDS encoding MauE/DoxX family redox-associated membrane protein, translated as MSSAPVAALVAVLTLAAVLATSGVAKLRDRVATRDAFAALRVPDVVPAGPASAALPWAELALAALLLVAPSRALVAVTALVLVLMLAYTALIGRALTFDEPVTCSCFGSLSRHDVDRTTLLRNVLLSLLAGAALWFAVDGGSVLSVVRDLDAAGWWAIVAAIAAAAVAALVVGTGSAPRAAETDELLDYERDRTPYGVVRRADGSVANLWDLTSTQARLLVVLKPGCGPCVRTAEKLDGLAAQLSPAVGVLAVYPDETAASSVTEHARDLAVSEPDGNIRRGFSVGTPAAVLLGADGFLAGGPVAGERDVTEFFAEVVEALREQPET; from the coding sequence ATGTCCTCGGCACCTGTCGCAGCACTCGTCGCGGTGCTCACACTGGCTGCGGTGCTGGCGACGAGCGGCGTGGCGAAGCTGCGAGACCGGGTGGCCACCCGGGATGCGTTCGCCGCGCTGCGGGTTCCGGACGTCGTACCGGCCGGACCAGCTTCGGCGGCGCTTCCGTGGGCCGAGCTCGCGCTCGCCGCCCTGCTCCTGGTTGCGCCCTCGCGCGCCCTCGTCGCGGTCACGGCCCTGGTGCTCGTGCTGATGCTGGCCTACACCGCTCTCATCGGGAGGGCGCTCACCTTCGACGAGCCCGTCACGTGCTCGTGCTTCGGGAGCCTGAGTCGCCACGACGTCGACCGGACCACGCTGCTGCGCAACGTCCTCCTCTCCCTGCTCGCCGGCGCCGCCCTGTGGTTCGCGGTCGACGGGGGCTCCGTCCTGTCCGTCGTGCGCGACCTGGACGCGGCTGGCTGGTGGGCGATCGTCGCTGCGATCGCAGCCGCCGCGGTCGCCGCGCTCGTCGTCGGCACCGGCTCGGCTCCGCGGGCGGCCGAGACCGACGAGCTGCTCGACTACGAGAGGGACCGGACCCCGTACGGCGTCGTGCGCCGGGCCGACGGCTCGGTGGCGAACCTGTGGGACCTCACCTCGACGCAGGCTCGGCTGCTCGTAGTGCTGAAGCCCGGGTGCGGTCCGTGCGTCCGCACGGCCGAGAAGCTGGACGGCCTCGCGGCGCAGCTGTCCCCCGCCGTCGGGGTACTGGCGGTCTACCCGGACGAGACGGCCGCGTCCTCGGTCACCGAGCACGCGCGCGACCTCGCCGTGTCCGAGCCGGACGGCAACATCCGCCGTGGCTTCTCCGTCGGGACTCCTGCTGCGGTGCTGCTCGGCGCGGACGGCTTCCTGGCCGGCGGCCCGGTGGCAGGCGAGCGGGACGTCACCGAGTTCTTCGCCGAGGTCGTCGAGGCGCTCCGCGAGCAGCCGGAGACCTAG
- a CDS encoding WbqC family protein, with translation MKVTIHQPDLLPYSGFWFKMATCDVFVLSVHDQFQKHGYQRRVTMRGTWCSHQLVGKPSLVPINTVEVAEGWQQRIVDVIHGRYAGAAYFESRGRELTERILASEGSLLHDVNIAMIEIVKDMLDITTPLTVTEPPNEAGTDRLIEQVKMVGGTAYLAGQGGRAYMGDDPEGRFGQEGLELLWSHHQHSTGDSIVTLLMDKPDPMELVLKQTT, from the coding sequence GTGAAGGTCACCATCCACCAGCCGGACCTGCTGCCGTACTCGGGCTTCTGGTTCAAGATGGCGACCTGCGACGTGTTCGTCCTCTCCGTGCACGACCAGTTCCAGAAGCACGGCTACCAGCGCCGTGTCACGATGCGCGGCACCTGGTGCTCGCACCAGCTCGTCGGGAAGCCGTCCCTGGTGCCGATCAACACCGTCGAAGTGGCCGAAGGCTGGCAGCAGCGCATCGTCGACGTGATCCATGGCCGGTACGCAGGAGCGGCCTACTTCGAGTCGCGCGGTCGCGAGCTCACCGAGCGGATCCTGGCGAGTGAGGGCAGTCTCCTGCACGACGTCAACATCGCCATGATCGAAATCGTGAAGGACATGCTCGACATCACGACACCCCTGACCGTCACCGAGCCGCCGAACGAGGCCGGCACCGACCGCCTGATCGAGCAGGTGAAGATGGTCGGCGGGACGGCGTACCTCGCGGGCCAGGGCGGTCGAGCTTACATGGGCGACGATCCCGAGGGCCGGTTCGGGCAGGAGGGCCTCGAGCTCCTGTGGTCGCACCATCAGCACTCGACCGGTGACTCGATCGTCACTCTGCTGATGGACAAGCCCGACCCGATGGAGCTCGTGCTGAAACAGACCACATGA
- a CDS encoding PIG-L deacetylase family protein, whose translation MRRLVIAPHMDDESLGCGGLLAKHPEDATVLVVTQSGDTRRQEHAKAMEVLGISDFRCLDFDDGTTQQHMTDLVQQLDRVMSDVQPEEIYLPFPSLHQDHIGVYEAGMRSSRLSMSPNHWVPNSVLVYDIAVYDVNLYPSDLRWNVFEALSEEHADLKAAACAAYLSENPGGAHPMNSIKEIAATVGHMRKVEFAEQYALVRQVRR comes from the coding sequence ATGCGCCGCCTGGTGATCGCTCCCCACATGGACGACGAGTCTCTGGGGTGCGGTGGCCTGCTGGCCAAGCATCCGGAGGACGCGACGGTCCTCGTCGTGACGCAGAGCGGCGACACGCGTCGCCAGGAGCACGCGAAGGCGATGGAGGTGCTCGGCATCTCGGACTTCCGTTGCCTCGACTTCGACGACGGCACGACGCAGCAGCACATGACCGACCTCGTGCAGCAGCTGGACCGGGTGATGTCCGACGTGCAGCCGGAGGAGATCTACCTCCCCTTCCCGTCGCTGCACCAGGACCACATCGGCGTCTACGAGGCGGGGATGCGTTCGTCGCGGCTGTCCATGTCCCCCAACCACTGGGTGCCCAACTCGGTGCTGGTCTACGACATCGCGGTCTACGACGTGAACCTCTACCCGTCCGACCTCCGCTGGAACGTGTTCGAGGCGCTGAGCGAGGAGCATGCCGACCTCAAGGCAGCTGCGTGCGCCGCCTACCTCTCGGAAAACCCCGGGGGCGCGCACCCGATGAACAGCATCAAGGAGATCGCCGCCACTGTCGGCCACATGCGCAAGGTCGAGTTCGCCGAGCAGTACGCGCTCGTGCGGCAGGTGCGACGGTGA
- a CDS encoding class I SAM-dependent methyltransferase — translation MAPSDDNQQIYEDAGVIDIYKSAAPPQQAELNMFEPLNAELKAGRLLDIGIGAGRTTAYLFPKVGHYVGVDYSHGLVKAAQQIYPDAEILWCDARDMSDFKDASFDFVNFSFNGLDSLDHEGRLQVLAEVRRVLKPGGHWMFSSHNRDYYRRGLLPWQPPFKPGRVMLKKSAHAIISHKNWRRLRKEQVETPDYAFVNDEAHNYSLLHYYVTPQAQTKQLEEAGFTDIRVYDQWGTEFTGTSPKSVWLYYDSRRA, via the coding sequence GTGGCTCCCAGCGACGACAACCAGCAGATCTACGAGGATGCCGGCGTCATCGACATCTACAAGTCGGCGGCGCCCCCACAACAGGCCGAGCTCAATATGTTCGAGCCGCTCAACGCGGAGCTGAAGGCCGGGCGACTCCTCGACATCGGGATCGGAGCGGGCCGCACCACGGCGTACCTCTTCCCGAAGGTCGGGCACTACGTCGGGGTCGACTACTCGCACGGTCTGGTCAAGGCGGCGCAGCAGATCTATCCCGACGCCGAGATCCTCTGGTGCGACGCGCGCGACATGTCGGACTTCAAGGACGCCAGCTTCGACTTCGTGAACTTCAGCTTCAACGGTCTCGACTCGCTCGACCACGAAGGCAGGCTCCAGGTCCTGGCCGAGGTGCGACGCGTGCTCAAGCCAGGTGGGCACTGGATGTTCTCCAGTCACAACCGTGACTACTACCGGCGGGGCCTCCTGCCGTGGCAGCCGCCGTTCAAGCCCGGCCGCGTCATGCTCAAGAAGTCCGCGCACGCGATCATCTCCCACAAGAACTGGCGACGGCTGCGCAAGGAGCAGGTGGAGACGCCCGACTACGCGTTCGTCAACGACGAGGCGCACAACTACTCGCTGCTGCACTACTACGTCACGCCCCAGGCACAGACGAAGCAGCTCGAGGAGGCCGGCTTCACCGACATCCGCGTCTACGACCAGTGGGGCACCGAGTTCACGGGCACGTCGCCCAAGTCGGTCTGGCTCTACTACGACTCGCGGCGCGCCTGA
- a CDS encoding glycosyltransferase family 2 protein, with translation MSVSIVIPHYGADGPTRALVAQLAPQVVEKDGQIIVVDDASPEPLEDIPGARVIRREVNSGFGATVNAGVAEVTTELVAILNSDLQVADDFIETYVAAARPWLPAVVAPRVVTHGHDGATSFRFPTARTVLAQRIGLLANRRDRRWASDLIGEDKPPSPEDEHVVDWVSGAAMLLPTADLRAVGGFDDRFHMYLEEVDLQRRLRERGLKSVYLGHVVVHHLGFGSSDPGKRERWQTESWVKYADKWGWRRRLWLAMEGASAANLLVDSARRALGRDTTPVRDWKQRRALTHEVWSGQARRES, from the coding sequence ATGAGCGTTTCGATCGTGATTCCGCACTACGGGGCGGACGGACCGACGAGGGCACTAGTGGCGCAGCTCGCGCCGCAGGTAGTCGAGAAGGATGGCCAGATCATCGTCGTGGACGACGCCTCGCCGGAGCCTCTGGAGGACATCCCGGGCGCCCGGGTGATCCGCCGCGAGGTCAACTCCGGCTTTGGCGCCACCGTCAACGCGGGCGTCGCCGAGGTGACCACCGAGCTCGTCGCGATCCTCAACAGCGACCTCCAGGTCGCCGACGACTTCATCGAGACCTACGTGGCCGCTGCGCGCCCGTGGCTCCCTGCGGTCGTCGCACCACGCGTCGTGACCCACGGCCACGACGGAGCCACGTCGTTCCGCTTCCCGACCGCCCGGACCGTCCTCGCGCAACGGATCGGCCTGCTCGCCAACCGGCGTGATCGCCGGTGGGCGTCGGACCTCATCGGCGAGGACAAGCCGCCGAGCCCGGAGGACGAGCACGTCGTGGACTGGGTGTCAGGCGCAGCGATGCTCCTCCCGACAGCCGACCTGCGCGCCGTCGGCGGCTTCGACGACCGCTTCCACATGTACCTCGAGGAGGTCGACCTCCAGCGCCGGCTGCGCGAGCGCGGGCTGAAGTCCGTGTACCTCGGCCACGTCGTCGTGCACCACCTGGGCTTCGGGTCCTCCGATCCCGGCAAGCGTGAACGGTGGCAGACCGAGTCGTGGGTCAAGTACGCCGACAAGTGGGGCTGGCGCAGGCGCCTGTGGCTCGCCATGGAGGGCGCCTCGGCTGCCAACCTGTTGGTCGACTCGGCGAGGCGGGCACTGGGGCGGGACACCACGCCCGTCCGGGACTGGAAGCAACGACGCGCGCTCACGCACGAGGTGTGGAGCGGTCAGGCGCGCCGCGAGTCGTAG
- a CDS encoding beta-1,6-N-acetylglucosaminyltransferase, whose product MSRHAYLITAYNDLYVLENLLRLIDDERNEIFVHLDRRFVAADPARLRSLCRCRVTFVDRTKVHWGDYSQVAAVFRLFKAATPGRFNYYHLLSGSDLPIKSQDAIHEFFTIHEGREFVGYAATPFDRTWVTELHFFNRFMRPANRVQYIVRNRGTANIIRLQRRLGYDHSRKFGLELRKGSDWFSITHSLALHLLDNEGVVRRLLRFGHVPTEVYMQTLVWNSEFRERLYDETDEFRGSARLIDWDRGGPHVFTGADFDELMSSDRMFARKFVSSTDRQVVDNVVGHLT is encoded by the coding sequence ATGTCCCGACACGCATACCTCATCACCGCCTACAACGACCTCTACGTTCTCGAGAATCTGTTGCGACTGATCGACGACGAGCGCAATGAAATCTTTGTTCACTTGGACCGTCGGTTCGTGGCGGCCGATCCCGCTCGACTACGCAGCCTCTGTCGCTGCCGAGTGACCTTTGTAGACCGGACGAAGGTGCACTGGGGAGACTACTCACAGGTTGCCGCCGTCTTTCGGCTGTTCAAGGCGGCCACCCCAGGGCGCTTCAACTACTACCACCTGCTGTCTGGTTCGGACCTCCCCATCAAGTCGCAGGACGCAATCCACGAGTTCTTCACAATTCACGAGGGACGAGAGTTTGTCGGATACGCGGCAACACCGTTCGATCGAACCTGGGTGACTGAGCTGCACTTCTTCAACCGCTTCATGAGACCCGCGAACCGCGTCCAGTACATCGTCCGCAATCGGGGCACCGCAAACATCATCCGACTGCAGCGGCGGCTGGGCTACGACCATTCGCGAAAGTTCGGCCTTGAGCTGCGGAAGGGGAGCGACTGGTTCTCAATCACCCATTCGCTGGCATTGCACCTCCTGGACAACGAGGGGGTCGTGCGAAGGCTGCTGCGCTTCGGGCACGTTCCCACCGAGGTCTACATGCAGACACTCGTGTGGAACTCCGAGTTCCGTGAAAGGCTTTACGACGAGACCGATGAGTTCCGTGGGAGTGCGCGCCTGATTGACTGGGATCGTGGCGGACCCCACGTCTTTACCGGAGCCGACTTCGACGAGCTCATGAGCTCCGATCGGATGTTCGCACGCAAGTTTGTGTCATCGACCGACCGTCAAGTAGTCGACAACGTCGTCGGCCACCTCACCTGA
- a CDS encoding glycosyltransferase family 2 protein, producing the protein MTSSASPGRVSVVIPCYNDGAFVHEAVDSALAQTHALADIIVVDDGSTDPATLIALKSVERDGVVVHRQENLGLPAARNAGIRQASGDYILPLDSDDRIGPHYAEMAAGVLDGDPDVGIVGGQIEFFGMREGRVNPTYNGIEGMLFENCLYTCSVTRRADWATVGGYPEGARFAEDWIYWLRILGLGRSVHLLEEVVWFYRQRPGQMTRSMDSRTASTAVIQAMRDQPDLYAAHMDVVTDYLESKTMVLDSFRRRYGRANDLLARVLPLVRSVSR; encoded by the coding sequence ATGACATCGAGCGCTTCACCTGGACGAGTGTCCGTGGTGATCCCGTGCTACAACGACGGCGCGTTCGTGCACGAGGCCGTGGACAGTGCGTTGGCGCAGACCCATGCGTTGGCCGACATCATCGTCGTTGACGACGGATCGACTGATCCGGCCACTCTAATTGCTCTGAAGTCCGTGGAGCGCGACGGCGTCGTTGTCCACCGCCAGGAGAACTTGGGCCTGCCTGCGGCGCGCAACGCAGGAATTCGTCAGGCTTCGGGGGACTACATACTCCCGCTGGACTCCGACGACCGCATTGGCCCGCACTACGCAGAGATGGCTGCCGGGGTCCTAGATGGCGACCCGGACGTCGGCATCGTGGGTGGTCAGATCGAGTTCTTCGGGATGCGAGAGGGACGCGTCAACCCGACGTACAACGGCATTGAAGGAATGCTGTTCGAGAATTGCCTATACACCTGCTCGGTGACCCGCCGCGCAGACTGGGCAACTGTGGGTGGCTATCCGGAAGGGGCCAGGTTCGCAGAGGACTGGATCTACTGGCTAAGGATTCTGGGACTCGGACGTTCGGTGCACCTACTAGAGGAAGTGGTCTGGTTTTATCGGCAGCGACCGGGTCAGATGACTCGGTCGATGGACAGCCGTACAGCGTCCACGGCAGTCATTCAAGCGATGCGGGACCAGCCCGACCTGTATGCGGCTCACATGGACGTCGTGACGGACTATCTCGAGAGCAAGACCATGGTGCTCGACAGTTTCCGCCGGCGCTACGGACGAGCGAACGATCTGCTCGCCCGTGTGTTGCCGCTGGTCCGCAGCGTGTCGCGATGA
- a CDS encoding glycosyltransferase family A protein: MTRITVVVPCYNDGTYLHEAIESALKQDHEDIEVIVSDDGSSDTQTLRALDALPDLGVKVMRGAHAGVSAARNAAIEAATGDYILPLDADDRLAPDFASAAGRVLDSDVSIGVVGCGTELFGSSNAVVHPRTPHPTDWLVSNQLPVTALFRRSDWRACGGYPLDLRWGEDWYFWVKLVALGRGVTVLPMIGLHYRQRPDQVTSHVPWDIQENTRGNVLRAGLPIVNSYPVEATTLLAAHLNQLQAVRERRSERLRTRIVSMARRG; the protein is encoded by the coding sequence ATGACGCGAATCACTGTCGTCGTCCCGTGTTACAACGACGGGACATACCTGCACGAAGCGATCGAGAGCGCGCTCAAACAGGACCACGAAGACATCGAGGTAATCGTGTCCGACGACGGGTCGTCGGACACTCAAACCCTGAGAGCACTGGACGCGCTCCCTGACCTCGGAGTCAAGGTCATGAGGGGTGCGCACGCGGGCGTATCAGCGGCCCGCAATGCGGCGATAGAGGCAGCCACCGGCGACTACATCCTCCCCCTGGATGCGGACGACCGACTGGCCCCCGATTTCGCAAGCGCGGCAGGGCGGGTGCTCGACAGCGACGTCAGCATCGGCGTCGTTGGGTGCGGGACTGAGCTGTTCGGGTCCAGCAACGCCGTTGTGCACCCGCGGACGCCCCATCCCACTGATTGGCTCGTTTCCAACCAACTTCCAGTGACGGCTCTGTTCCGACGATCTGACTGGCGTGCTTGCGGCGGCTATCCGCTCGACCTGAGGTGGGGTGAGGACTGGTACTTCTGGGTGAAGCTCGTTGCGCTCGGCAGGGGGGTGACGGTGCTCCCAATGATCGGACTCCACTATCGACAAAGACCCGACCAGGTGACATCGCATGTTCCGTGGGACATCCAAGAGAACACCCGGGGGAACGTCCTCAGGGCCGGACTACCAATCGTGAACTCCTACCCGGTTGAGGCCACGACACTGTTGGCGGCTCATCTCAACCAGTTGCAGGCCGTTCGAGAACGGCGCTCTGAGCGTCTGAGAACACGCATCGTCAGCATGGCACGCCGAGGTTGA
- a CDS encoding ABC transporter ATP-binding protein: MLDLVRRALRLFDRLTTRRFSLALAGSIVISLVEVLATLMVIPLMQLITQTESGVLDKIRHVLGDPADDTLAIVLAAAVGIGFIGRSVLSLAIRWWTIGFVSRRMVDLSAELMRYYLHAPYSMHVQRGSADLLRRVNDSVNNVFGMVLVPAVGVVTDAVTVAGMTVALLVAAPLPTLVAVLIFGLGGYLLQRYSKRRVMHASWAITDANLISMRYALQSFGGIKEIKLRNEQEIFVDGFADAKMASAMQGRIITFLSDFPKYATETLFVIGIGAMTSVLFAQQSSGHALAVLALFAVAGFRVMPGSVRIVASLNTIRSGGPALDLIEDDIRAMRATPPARVVARDPMPLRKELRLESVSFRYDDSTTDVLTECSLNVPAGSSLALVGGSGAGKSTLVDLILGLQTPASGAITADGEDTVAGRTGWQAGLAVVPQDVFLLDGSLRDNITFSPDGQASDDKLMEEVVASAQLADLVAELPEGLETHVGERGTRLSGGQRQRVGIARALYRDPQLLVLDEATSALDNATEHRISDTVRGLHGDTTLVIVAHRLSTVRHCDQIALLSSGRVAATGTFDELRATNQEFARLVELGTL; this comes from the coding sequence GTGCTTGACCTCGTGCGACGAGCTCTACGGTTGTTTGACCGTCTGACGACCCGGCGCTTCTCGCTGGCTCTGGCGGGTTCGATCGTCATCTCTCTGGTCGAGGTGCTCGCGACGCTGATGGTGATCCCACTCATGCAGCTCATCACGCAGACCGAATCAGGCGTCCTTGACAAGATCCGTCACGTACTCGGCGATCCGGCGGACGACACTCTTGCCATCGTCCTGGCTGCTGCCGTCGGGATCGGCTTCATCGGCCGAAGTGTCCTCTCGCTCGCCATCCGGTGGTGGACCATCGGATTCGTCAGCCGACGCATGGTTGATCTGTCCGCCGAGCTGATGCGCTACTACCTCCACGCTCCCTACAGCATGCACGTCCAGCGGGGCTCAGCAGACCTACTGCGCCGGGTCAACGACTCTGTGAACAATGTCTTCGGGATGGTTCTCGTCCCCGCCGTTGGAGTCGTCACCGACGCCGTGACGGTGGCAGGCATGACTGTCGCACTACTCGTCGCCGCACCGCTCCCAACCCTCGTCGCAGTCTTGATCTTCGGTCTGGGCGGCTACCTTCTCCAGCGATACTCGAAGCGTCGGGTGATGCACGCGAGCTGGGCCATCACGGACGCAAACCTGATCTCCATGCGGTACGCGTTGCAGAGCTTCGGCGGGATCAAAGAGATCAAACTTCGGAACGAGCAGGAGATCTTTGTAGACGGCTTCGCCGACGCCAAGATGGCCTCGGCGATGCAGGGCCGCATCATCACGTTCCTGTCGGACTTTCCCAAATACGCGACTGAGACACTCTTCGTGATTGGCATTGGGGCGATGACTTCAGTGCTGTTTGCTCAGCAGTCTTCGGGACACGCACTTGCCGTTCTCGCGCTGTTCGCGGTTGCCGGATTCCGCGTCATGCCCGGCAGCGTAAGGATCGTTGCCTCGCTCAACACGATCAGGTCTGGCGGGCCGGCGCTCGATCTGATCGAGGACGACATCCGCGCCATGCGAGCAACCCCGCCCGCGCGGGTGGTCGCACGCGACCCGATGCCGCTTCGGAAGGAGCTCCGGCTCGAGTCGGTAAGCTTCCGCTACGACGACTCCACCACCGACGTGCTTACCGAATGCAGCCTCAATGTGCCTGCCGGATCTTCACTTGCACTTGTTGGTGGTAGCGGCGCCGGCAAGTCGACGTTGGTTGATCTCATTCTCGGATTGCAGACACCTGCGTCAGGCGCCATCACAGCGGATGGGGAGGACACCGTGGCGGGTCGCACCGGCTGGCAGGCAGGGCTTGCGGTGGTGCCGCAGGACGTCTTTCTCCTAGACGGGTCCCTTCGAGACAACATCACGTTCTCACCTGACGGGCAGGCGTCCGACGACAAACTTATGGAGGAGGTTGTCGCCAGCGCCCAATTGGCTGATCTAGTGGCCGAGCTCCCGGAGGGACTCGAGACGCACGTCGGCGAACGCGGCACCCGACTCTCGGGCGGGCAGCGTCAGCGCGTCGGAATCGCGCGTGCGCTCTATCGCGACCCTCAGCTTTTGGTGCTGGACGAGGCGACGTCAGCCCTCGACAATGCCACCGAACACCGCATCAGCGACACTGTGCGCGGTCTTCACGGAGACACCACGCTCGTGATCGTCGCCCACCGACTGTCGACGGTCCGCCACTGTGACCAGATCGCGCTGCTGTCGTCGGGCCGTGTCGCGGCGACAGGCACCTTTGACGAACTGCGCGCAACCAACCAGGAGTTCGCACGATTGGTGGAACTCGGAACGCTTTGA
- a CDS encoding CatB-related O-acetyltransferase: protein MGMARQLLGEYRVRVRAEQERRALSLRTGVRIGGQASLVAEYGEGVRVSSTTIVDDDVSIGDYSYVGYGSSLENCRIGRYCSISAGVHVCPGEHVLSYATTHPVALNGEEPKRAMVTIGHDVLISLNVVVLAGVTIGHGEVLGAGAVVAKDVAPYEIVGGVPARRIDMRFDADTVAKLLDISWWDWSRDRVFRNQEFLRNPSEPTA, encoded by the coding sequence ATGGGGATGGCTCGACAACTTCTAGGTGAGTACCGAGTTCGGGTTCGCGCCGAGCAGGAACGCAGGGCGCTCTCCCTCCGCACCGGAGTCCGCATTGGTGGTCAGGCGAGCCTTGTCGCCGAGTACGGCGAGGGCGTCAGGGTGTCGAGTACGACCATCGTGGACGACGATGTTTCGATCGGCGACTATTCGTACGTCGGGTATGGCTCGTCGTTGGAGAATTGCAGGATCGGACGCTACTGCTCGATCTCAGCCGGCGTTCATGTCTGTCCAGGCGAGCACGTCCTGTCATACGCGACGACACATCCAGTAGCGCTCAATGGCGAGGAGCCAAAGCGTGCCATGGTGACGATCGGGCACGACGTTCTGATCAGTTTGAACGTCGTGGTGCTCGCTGGGGTCACTATCGGCCACGGCGAAGTGCTCGGAGCTGGAGCCGTTGTGGCCAAGGATGTGGCGCCTTACGAGATCGTAGGCGGGGTCCCAGCGCGTCGGATCGACATGCGATTCGACGCTGACACTGTTGCAAAGCTGCTCGACATCTCGTGGTGGGACTGGTCTCGTGATCGCGTTTTCCGCAACCAGGAATTCTTGCGCAATCCGTCGGAACCGACGGCCTAG
- a CDS encoding glycosyltransferase family 2 protein → MRASIVVPSRGGAARLPVLVASLRAQTVQDVEMIVVLDGDIDDSETVVRRLGADAPVRSIVFPENRGRAAALNAGFFDATGDVLIRADDDLELESDFVEHHVRLHAESSRGVIAMCKDVFPDTPYARAYGIEADEDIRSAAFATPPDRTWQWWSGNVSTTADDFRRVGGYDEDFRAYGWEDIEWGYRLHLLEREILIAPGFTTLHHGPVTSTVERLERAYASGAAFEKFVSKHGNAWPAPGPATSTWDRLVVATSRAANVRTVSYAGRALDRTIPVLPHYVAHKLVALTLQASARAGRQRAGR, encoded by the coding sequence ATGCGCGCGTCGATCGTCGTACCCTCCCGTGGCGGGGCAGCCCGACTCCCGGTCCTCGTCGCGTCGCTGCGGGCACAGACCGTCCAGGACGTCGAGATGATCGTCGTCCTCGACGGCGACATCGACGACTCCGAGACCGTCGTACGCCGGCTCGGTGCGGATGCTCCGGTCCGTTCGATCGTGTTCCCCGAGAACCGCGGACGGGCCGCGGCGCTCAACGCCGGCTTCTTCGACGCCACCGGCGATGTGTTGATCCGGGCAGACGACGACCTCGAGCTGGAGAGCGACTTCGTCGAGCACCACGTCCGTCTCCACGCCGAGAGTTCTCGCGGGGTCATCGCGATGTGCAAGGACGTCTTCCCCGACACGCCGTACGCCAGGGCCTACGGGATCGAGGCCGACGAGGACATCCGGTCTGCCGCCTTCGCGACACCGCCGGACCGGACATGGCAGTGGTGGTCGGGGAACGTGTCCACGACGGCGGACGACTTCCGCCGGGTCGGGGGCTATGACGAGGACTTCCGGGCATATGGCTGGGAAGACATCGAGTGGGGCTACCGCCTGCACCTCCTCGAGCGCGAGATCCTCATCGCCCCGGGATTCACCACGCTGCACCACGGTCCCGTCACGAGCACCGTCGAACGTCTTGAGCGCGCCTACGCATCGGGCGCCGCCTTCGAGAAGTTCGTCTCGAAGCACGGCAACGCGTGGCCGGCGCCCGGCCCGGCCACCTCGACCTGGGACCGTCTCGTCGTGGCGACGTCGCGCGCAGCGAATGTCCGAACGGTCTCCTACGCAGGACGTGCCCTCGACCGCACCATCCCCGTGCTGCCGCACTACGTGGCTCACAAGCTCGTCGCGCTCACGCTCCAGGCCTCGGCCCGCGCCGGCCGTCAGCGAGCCGGCAGGTAG
- a CDS encoding acyltransferase, with protein sequence MGEISTRLLLRQAFGSIGEGTVIVRPLKLQGVERIHIGSGCSVFESAWLASEPGGGELRIGDDTYLGHGVHLHALDPVTIGSGCVLADGVFVGSSDHDRDDRHQVHGTGPITIGDRVFLGQRSVVLGGVTIGDGATVGAHAVVTRDVAPGQTVVGIPARPVGG encoded by the coding sequence GTGGGTGAGATCAGCACCCGGCTGCTCCTGCGCCAGGCCTTCGGCAGCATCGGTGAGGGCACCGTGATCGTCAGGCCGCTCAAGCTGCAGGGCGTCGAGCGCATCCACATCGGCTCGGGCTGCTCGGTGTTCGAAAGCGCCTGGCTGGCGAGCGAGCCGGGCGGTGGCGAGCTGCGGATCGGTGACGACACCTACCTCGGCCATGGTGTCCACCTGCATGCGCTCGACCCCGTGACCATCGGTTCGGGGTGTGTGCTGGCTGACGGCGTGTTCGTCGGGTCTTCGGACCACGACCGCGACGACCGCCACCAGGTCCACGGCACCGGGCCCATCACGATCGGCGACCGGGTGTTCCTCGGACAGCGCTCCGTGGTGCTCGGAGGCGTCACGATCGGCGACGGTGCGACGGTCGGCGCTCACGCGGTCGTCACCCGCGACGTCGCCCCCGGCCAGACGGTCGTGGGCATCCCGGCGAGGCCCGTCGGAGGATGA